The following are encoded together in the Patagioenas fasciata isolate bPatFas1 chromosome 7, bPatFas1.hap1, whole genome shotgun sequence genome:
- the CFAP65 gene encoding cilia- and flagella-associated protein 65 isoform X3, whose amino-acid sequence MIPDYGILSPGAECTVKVVFQAKVAAVYDVTATCWFGGENKQKRTIQIKALAKYPYLRVSVTGEEDEGVQPGKFQDVLCFGSVPVGTTAEQCVEIFNLSVVDAPCRIERAKDPLLQDHVFSCDVSHGLVPAKGKLVLSIRFQPQVVGEHSTDYFTITSAGCLLQTVLKVVGFCKGPLVFLHQHSVDFDWINLGESSMQMLKISNTSDVLAYYQFDIDGRGSVFSLDRPCGVLEGATTLVLKVTFRPAHPISYHRRVVCLVHHQEPMYVDFFGTCHSDTVKPAILQAKHLSWYRTNMVRGLTLYPPDILSVMLKDGKLLMDEKGALMLPPEIPEDKAPKEYFEASPVNEYFYDGVSSDLALFPPHVSVTPKEYDFGCCVPLHKVELLPLCVTNHTKGKITVAWTTMHDSAFQVSPEICDIPPLKSSAFRVLFQPTQLNSLYAAELEGFAFYKVLRHYSNIEEDATICPSWCLTVRLRAHTYEAGREHFIPQYILDVPKTFPPVAPDTDTCCSMLLSNTGASLITFSVDQAACSSVLVKPHSGHIMPGGHQIFFLSTHPVNTVSQQHVLPLQLNSCPGYTKEIDLRSCGESLLLLLEGDGNLYFKPVYIGTSSTRMYTIKNCTRLPMVFTWKIRQSDSKILSVTPTAGILHPYEAMAQAWAFTPDKETKYVLRAMVFVSRKSPDSVSPKSASYALRIVGEGLLGTIRAQKEHLDLGNVLVGDLQSCSIALLNDGNCSLKYILSVEQQITGPCDPEEVRSDPLALELEHSRGTVPARSKTLVRITVRPARRLHYTWSIKYAICNPTDLASTKKEQRPLCCIVATGIYPTFCITDACSAGSASGISKSHLWRLFSLDTLNDYLERDPAASELTYRVPTRHSTCLIPPVYTPLLLDFNFGAAPIGSEPALVMLLMVNKGVVPVEWAFLFPSDQKMDMEHWAEDVEFSLHELHQMRIQDNQLFSISPKSGKLLPGQEQSLQLSHRHDFIGTDHLPVLLKVSYGHEILLNFSGVTVERYQRYVHFASTKHLFEPIAIGTSHPLTQIYELYNGSSMSVMFEVQLDNIVRIQEENFQHPVFVCLTPRGEIPPGTTGHIEWTFSPLEARMYAVDVPIHILGGESTLITFQGVGYDPHTVGDTATSSKALSPSDFPGSTKLTVPGQAITLSHQRICLGNIPDCSKASRLVFLNSILESKAVVFAWKISTCKDKRVLQITPESGIVQPGESIPCFITLRPSGSASSYSIDVVCEIYIQESLVQYERELQDWEREKERQAVEFTITEKDLGTKKKPKSPAVRSSVSAETENLLGSSAVIRKYKTLPPITNHPMPNLPAGHLQRKLLLDKETSRVWVKPEPPKPILLHLGVTARSYSIEDFFSNFTSEFPKYFLSRPFSDQPLERKFMDVSWDRDRMDVDPEWLSLAAASKQELQIVTDILTGVIRGVLENTQFHDAVRRSLDEPIPYFSQFRCVESAEIQDRRQCSMVLSMASASPDLYPDEGGEGKEMSQETSPSNDLLESWDIFHHKQLREQKEMMSRQPAFGNLTELVLENILQNILMEASHGEVVLTARPRVIALPPSPSRSSNFNPVETPQQSP is encoded by the exons ATGATTCCTGACTACGGCATTCTGAGCCCAGGTGCTGAGTGCACGGTCAAGGTGGTCTTCCAAGCCAAGGTGGCTGCAGTGTATGATGTGACAGCAACATGCTGGTTTGGAggtgaaaataaacaaaagaggACTATCCAGATAAAGGCCCTGG CCAAATACCCCTACCTGCGGGTGAGTGTGACAGGGGAAGAGGATGAAGGCGTACAGCCTGGAAAGTTTCAGGATGTGCTGTGCTTTGGATCAGTGCCAGTGGGAACAACTGCGGAGCAATGTGTAGAAATCTTCAACTTGTCTGTG GTTGATGCACCATGTAGGATTGAAAGAGCAAAAGATCCTCTACTTCAAGATCACGTTTTCTCCTGTGATGTGTCCCATGGTCTTGTCCCTGCCAAGGGGAAGCTGGTCTTGTCCATACGATTTCAGCCTCAGGTGGTCGGAGAGCACAGTACTGACTATTTCACTATCACATCTGCTGGCTGCCTCCTGCAAACTGTCCTGAAGGTGGTTGGCTTCTGTAAAG GTCCCTTAGTATTCCTGCACCAACACTCTGTGGACTTCGACTGGATCAACCTTGGGGAAAGTTCGATGCAGATGCTGAAAATCAGCAACACCTCAGATGTCTTGGCCTATTACCAGTTTGATATTGATGGCAGAGGGAGCGTCTTCTCCTTGGATCGCCCCTGTGGAGTCTTGGAGGGTGCAACAACACTAGTGCTGAAGGTGACCTTTCGACCTGCTCACCCCATCAGCTATCACCGCAGAGTGGTGTGCCTTGTCCATCATCAG GAACCTATGTATGTGGACTTCTTTGGTACCTGCCATTCAGACACAGTTAAGCCAGCCATCCTTCAGGCAAAACACCTCTCCTGGTACCGAACCAACATGGTGAGGGGACTGACCTTGTATCCCCCTGATATCCTGagtgtgatgctgaaggatgggaaGTTGCTGATGGATGAAAAGGGAGCCCTCATGCTGCCCCCTGAG ATCCCTGAGGACAAAGCTCCCAAGGAATACTTTGAAGCGAGCCCCGTGAATGAATATTTCTATGATGGTGTAAGCAGCGACCTGGCCTTGTTTCCTCCTCATGTTAGTGTCACCCCCAAGGAGTATGATTTTGGTTGCTGTGTGCCACTCCACAAGGTAGAACTGCTTCCTCTCTGTGTGACCAACCACACCAAAGGAAAGATCACTGTTGCCTGGACTACAATGCATGACAGTGCCTTCCAAGTGAGCCCCGAAATCTGTGACATACCACCTTTGAAGTCTTCAGCCTTCCGTGTCCTTTTCCAGCCCACTCAGCTCAACAGTCTCTATGCAGCGGAGCTGGAAGGTTTTGCGTTCTACAAG GTGCTGAGACACTACAGCAACATAGAGGAGGATGCCACCATCTGTCCATCCTGGTGCCTGACTGTCAGGCTGAGAGCGCATACCTATGAGGCAGGACGGGAGCATTTCATTCCACAGTACATACTGGATGTGCCCAAG ACTTTTCCTCCTGTGGCTCCTGACACTGATACCTGCTGCAGTATGCTGCTCTCAAACACAGGTGCCTCACTGATAACCTTCAGTGTGGATcaagctgcttgttcttctgttttGGTCAAGCCCCACTCAGGACACATCATGCCGGGAGGCCACcagattttctttctctccactcaCCCAGTTAACACAGTCTCACAGCAGCATGTCCTGCCTTTGCAGCTGAACTCCTGTCCTGGATACACCAAG GAGATTGATCTCCGGAGTTGTGGGGAGTCCCTTCTCTTGCTCTTAGAAGGTGACGGAAATCTGTACTTCAAGCCTGTCTATATAGGGACCTCCTCAACACGAATGTATACCATAAAAAACTGCACAAGGCTACCCATGGTTTTCACATGGAAGATCCGTCAATCTGACAGCAAAATCCtgtctgtcacccccactgcAGGGATCCTTCATCCTTATGAAGCCATG GCTCAGGCATGGGCTTTCACTCCTGACAAGGAGACAAAGTATGTGCTGCGAGCTATGGTGTTTGTGAGTAGGAAAAGCCCAGACTCTGTGTCTCCCAAAAGTGCCTCTTATGCCTTACGGATTGTTGGAGAGGGGCTGCTGGGCACTATCAGG GCACAAAAGGAGCACCTGGACCTTGGGAATGTTCTGGTTGGTGACCTGCAAAGCTGTAGCATTGCACTGCTGAATGATGGGAACTGTTCTCTGAAGTACATCCTCAGCGTGGAACAACAGATCACTGGGCCTTGTGACCCTGAGGAGGTCCGCAGCGATCCACTTG CTTTAGAACTGGAACACTCCAGAGGGACAGTCCCTGCAAGGTCAAAAACTCTTGTCCGAATAACAGTCAGGCCAGCCCGCAGGCTGCATTATACCTGGTCAATCAAATATGCTATTTGCAACCCCACAG ATCTTGCGAGCACAAAAAAGGAGCAGCGGCCCCTCTGCTGCATCGTAGCAACAGGCATCTACCCAACATTCTGCATCACAGATGCCTGttcagcaggcagtgccagcgGTATCAGCAAGTCACACCTCTGGAGGCTCTTTTCCTTGGACACACTGAATGACTACTTGGAGCGAGACCCAGCTGCCAGTGAGCTCACCTACAGAGTTCCCACAAGGCACAG CACATGCTTGATCCCTCCAGTGTACACCCCTCTCCTGCTGGACTTCAACTTTGGGGCTGCCCCCATAGGCTCAGAGCCTGCCCTTGTGATGCTTCTGATGGTGAACAAGGGTGTGGTGCCTGTGGAGTG GGCCTTCTTGTTTCCTTCTGATCAGAAGATGGACATGGAGCACTGGGCAGAGGATGTTGAATTTAGCCTCCATGAGCTGCACCAGATGAGAATTCAGGATAACCAGCTATTCAGCATTTCTCCAAAGTCAGGGAAACTTCTTCCAGGACAGGAGCAATCACTCCAGCTCTCACACAG ACATGATTTCATTGGCACCGATCACCTCCCTGTCTTGCTGAAGGTTTCCTATGGCCATGAGATTCTG CTGAACTTCAGCGGCGTGACAGTGGAACGGTACCAGCGGTACGTTCATTTTGCATCCACTAAGCACCTCTTCGAACCCATTGCCATTGGGACCTCCCACCCCCTGACACAG ATTTATGAACTCTACAATGGCAGCTCCATGTCTGTGATGTTTGAGGTTCAGCTGGACAACATTGTGAGGATCCAGGAGGAGAATTTTCAGCATCCTGTGTTTGTCTGTCTAACTCCTAGAGGAGAAATCCCCCCTGGCACCACAGGCCACATTGAGTGGACCTTCTCACCGTTGGAAGCCAGAATGTACGCG GTTGATGTTCCCATCCACATCCTTGGGGGTGAATCAACTCTGATCACCTTCCAGGGAGTAGGCTACGATCCACATACCGTAGGAGATACTGCCACATCCAGCAAAGCTTTGTCTCCTTCAGACTTTCCAGGCTCTACCAAGCTAACTGTGCCTGGGCAG GCAATTACCTTGTCACACCAGAGGATTTGCCTTGGAAATATCCCAGACTGCAGCAAAGCCAGTCGACTTGTCTTTCTCAACAGTATTTTGGAGAGTAAGGCTGTGGTGTTTGCCTGGAAGATAAGCACCTGTAAAGACAAGAGG gTGTTGCAGATTACTCCAGAGTCGGGGATTGTGCAGCCTGGAGAGAGCATCCCCTGCTTCATCACCCTGAGACCTTCAGGCAGTGCTTCCTCCTACAGCATAGATGTGGTGTGTGAG ATATACATCCAGGAGTCCCTGGTGCAGTATGAGAGGGAACTGCAGGACTGGGAAAGGGAGAAGGAACGGCAGGCTGTGGAATTCACCATCACAGAGAAGGACCTTGGGACTAAGAAAAAGCCAAAGTCACCCGCAGTG aggtcaTCAGTTTCTGCTGAGACAGAAAATCTCCTGGGATCCTCAGCTGTGATCAGGAAATACAAG ACATTACCCCCTATTACAAACCACCCTATGCCCAATCTGCCAGCTGGACACCTTCAGAGGAAGCTGCTGTTGGACAAAGAAACCAGCAGGGTGTGGGTCAAACCAGAACCTCCCAAGCCCATTCTCTTACACCTTGGTGTGACCGCCAGGTCTTACTCTATTGAGGATTTCTTCAGCAACTTCACCTCAGAGTTCCCCAAATATTTCTTGTCCCG CCCTTTCAGTGACCAGCCCTTGGAGAGAAAGTTTATGGACGTGAGTTGGGACAGAGACAGGATGGACGTGGACCCTGAATGGCTGTCCCTGGCTGCTGCTTCCAAACAGGAGTTGCAGATAGTGACTGACATACTCACAggtgtcatcag AGGCGTCTTGGAGAACACACAGTTCCATGATGCAGTGAGAAGAAGCCTGGATGAGCCCATTCCATATTTCTCCCAGTTCCGGTGTGTAGAATCAGCAGAGATCCAGGACAGGAGACAGTGCTCCATGGTCCTCTCCATGGCCTCTGCTTCACCAGATCTTTACCCTGATGAGGGTGGAGAGGGGAAAGAAATGAGTCAAGAAACCTCTCCCAGCAACGATTTGCTGGAGTCTTGGGACATTTTTCACCACAAGCAGTTGAGGGAGCAGAAGGAGATGATGAGCAG GCAGCCGGCCTTTGGGAACCTGACAGAGTTGGTGCTGGAAAACATACTGCAGAATATCCTGATGGAAGCCAGCCATGGGGAGGTGGTGCTGACAGCCCGGCCCAGGGTCATTGCTCTACCGCCCAGCCCTTCCCGAAG CTCCAATTTTAATCCTGTGGAAACTCCACAGCAGAGTCCATGA